The following coding sequences are from one Myxococcus guangdongensis window:
- a CDS encoding type I polyketide synthase yields MEERLFRPIAIVGIGAVFPKAANPQAFWERVLSGPTAIRELTGRELRLDGYYAADRTAADRTYCRHAAPLDELTLDYRKYRIPPKVAQDMHRTQLAFLEATAQALTDARAVVDTVAPERVGFTLGSLGGGLRPDTRVRTRLLDMRECLSRALSEAALPASLASELLEATSRQVEAELAGITEDEAIASFSSVWVGRAAKLFNLRGPHATVDAGYASALAAIQTACDQLNAGDCDVALAAGCSQLLTPHDLIAFSKLGGLSDATLAPFDRRANGTLLGEGVGVFALRRLDDALARNEKVYAVLRGLGAASDGKGKSLMAPNSRGQVLAMRRAYAQAGYAPHHVQYVECHATGTNLGDLTEFQSLQEVFGAEVRRGAIRLGGVKELTGHLQAASGAAGLMKTALALHHKFLPPQHSFREAAEGIDLARSAFHISNQGMPWPEVQDGPRRASVSAFSFGGINYHLTLEEFSPAYHQALARTLPAPQVAEPIAIVGLGGVFPQAENTAAFWENLLQKRCAIGEIPSERAPIDRYLDPTRQSKVRPYTNLAGYIVDGSWPQARIRVPPKMSSQIDRGHSWTMKAALQALEDAGATREKVDPSRVGVVMGYLPPLEREFQTQARVYYAEFDARLAEQLERHGVDAATASKLRASAEALYKRELPPITEDTLLGYLGSLAVGRVAHHLDFQGPMLMVESACASSLAALDIAMNQLRTQQCDLVLVGGMYASLGVDALSQCCSFGGLSQKGSFPFDARADGYITSEGAALIAVKRLADAEAAGDRIYAVVRSVAGATDPKNASIWAPSSEGQVQAVRRAVEKAGIRATDVQYVEGHGTGTPVGDPIEVQTYQAVYGRAASEGKVFLGSVKSNVGHLNSGAGAVALTKVALALHHQQVPPNIGFETPNPRIPWSQVSFEVPTEVQPWVMDGPGLRRAGVTSFGLGGTSFHAVLEEYSRKPAQGAVKVTSAEPTRPPFLGLSGTSREHLCQQVEHLLQALEREPGMDPRGGPRADVSLPCRLAMTLPRGQGARKALERARTLLAGTGSPSLPEQGLYFYDVRDARQLHTGKVAAVFPGQGPQYANMLRELAVEYPLVARTLAEADAAFSAMTGQPLSTTFWVPPGTEDAYRQDDDTVHAAVFVANVALYRLIRAQGIRVDVLLGQSAGEYAALAASGVLSFEQALRAVYRRTRAVTGLRVASPGRMLSVSGDFDRLRRVLPEAGGYVTVAAENAPGQGIVAGEVEAVEFVARWCRANGFEVRVLPVSHAYHSRIIAGAVPLLRAELEQLTWNAPELPVLSSVHGRYYAPEMDSRFMARHLALQYVLPVHFGQHVRQLHDEGTRLFIEAGPKWSLTAFIQSTLKGLPYLAQASNHPKLGEVEQFHRLLAFSYAHHLLRE; encoded by the coding sequence ATGGAGGAGCGCCTTTTTCGGCCGATTGCCATTGTCGGCATCGGTGCCGTCTTCCCAAAGGCAGCCAATCCCCAGGCGTTCTGGGAGCGGGTGCTTTCGGGGCCCACGGCCATTCGGGAGCTGACCGGGCGTGAGCTGCGGTTGGACGGGTATTACGCGGCGGACCGCACGGCCGCGGACCGCACGTACTGCAGGCACGCCGCGCCGTTGGACGAGCTGACGCTCGACTATCGGAAGTACCGCATCCCTCCGAAGGTCGCGCAGGACATGCACCGCACGCAGCTCGCGTTCCTGGAGGCGACGGCGCAGGCGCTCACGGATGCACGGGCCGTGGTGGACACGGTGGCACCGGAGCGCGTCGGCTTCACCCTGGGCTCATTGGGCGGAGGGCTTCGTCCGGACACGCGCGTGCGCACCCGCTTGCTGGACATGCGGGAGTGTCTCTCCCGGGCGCTCTCCGAGGCGGCGCTCCCCGCCTCCCTGGCCTCCGAGCTGCTCGAGGCCACGTCCCGACAGGTCGAGGCTGAGCTGGCGGGCATCACCGAGGACGAGGCCATCGCCTCCTTCAGCAGCGTCTGGGTGGGGCGAGCCGCCAAGCTCTTCAACCTCCGGGGGCCCCACGCCACGGTCGACGCGGGCTACGCCTCCGCGCTGGCCGCCATCCAGACCGCGTGCGACCAGCTCAACGCCGGCGACTGCGACGTCGCGCTCGCGGCGGGGTGCAGTCAGCTGCTCACCCCGCATGACCTCATCGCGTTCAGCAAGCTCGGAGGCCTGTCCGACGCCACGCTGGCGCCGTTCGACCGCCGCGCCAACGGGACGCTCCTGGGCGAGGGCGTCGGCGTCTTCGCGCTCCGGCGCCTGGACGACGCGCTCGCGCGGAACGAGAAGGTCTACGCGGTGCTGCGCGGCCTCGGCGCGGCCTCGGATGGCAAGGGCAAGTCGTTGATGGCGCCCAACTCGCGGGGCCAGGTCCTGGCGATGCGCCGGGCCTACGCGCAGGCGGGCTATGCGCCCCACCACGTGCAGTACGTGGAGTGCCACGCCACCGGCACCAACCTGGGTGACCTCACGGAGTTCCAGAGCCTCCAGGAGGTGTTCGGCGCGGAGGTGCGGCGCGGCGCCATCCGGCTGGGCGGTGTGAAGGAGCTGACGGGCCACCTGCAGGCGGCCTCGGGCGCGGCGGGGCTGATGAAGACGGCCCTGGCGCTGCACCACAAGTTCCTTCCCCCGCAGCACTCGTTCCGGGAGGCCGCGGAGGGCATCGACCTTGCGCGCTCCGCGTTCCACATCTCCAACCAGGGGATGCCGTGGCCGGAGGTGCAGGACGGGCCGCGCCGGGCCTCCGTCAGCGCGTTCAGCTTCGGTGGCATCAACTACCACCTGACGTTGGAGGAGTTCTCGCCCGCGTATCACCAGGCGCTGGCGCGCACGCTCCCGGCGCCCCAGGTGGCCGAGCCCATCGCCATCGTCGGCCTGGGCGGCGTCTTCCCGCAGGCGGAGAACACCGCGGCGTTCTGGGAGAACCTGCTCCAGAAGCGCTGCGCCATCGGTGAGATTCCGAGTGAGCGCGCGCCCATCGACCGGTACCTGGACCCCACGCGGCAGAGCAAGGTCCGGCCCTACACCAATCTCGCGGGCTACATCGTCGACGGCTCCTGGCCGCAGGCGCGCATCCGCGTGCCGCCGAAGATGTCCTCGCAAATCGACCGGGGCCACAGCTGGACGATGAAGGCCGCGCTCCAGGCGCTCGAGGATGCCGGGGCGACGCGGGAGAAGGTCGACCCGTCGCGCGTGGGCGTGGTGATGGGCTACCTGCCTCCGCTCGAGCGGGAGTTCCAGACGCAGGCCCGCGTGTACTACGCCGAGTTCGACGCACGCCTCGCCGAGCAACTCGAGCGCCACGGCGTCGACGCGGCCACGGCGTCGAAGCTCCGAGCGTCCGCCGAGGCGCTCTACAAGCGCGAGCTGCCGCCCATCACCGAGGACACGTTGCTCGGATACCTGGGCAGCCTGGCCGTGGGGCGTGTCGCGCACCACCTGGACTTCCAGGGGCCGATGCTCATGGTGGAGTCCGCGTGTGCCTCCAGCCTCGCGGCGCTGGACATCGCGATGAACCAGCTGCGCACCCAGCAGTGTGACCTGGTGCTGGTGGGGGGGATGTACGCGTCGCTCGGCGTGGATGCGCTGAGCCAGTGCTGCTCCTTCGGCGGCCTGTCGCAGAAGGGCTCGTTCCCGTTCGACGCGAGGGCGGATGGCTACATCACGAGCGAAGGCGCGGCGCTCATCGCCGTGAAGCGCCTGGCGGACGCGGAGGCGGCGGGGGACCGCATCTACGCGGTGGTGCGCTCGGTGGCCGGGGCCACGGACCCGAAGAACGCCTCCATCTGGGCGCCCTCCTCGGAGGGGCAGGTCCAGGCGGTCCGCAGGGCGGTGGAGAAGGCCGGCATCCGCGCCACCGACGTCCAGTACGTGGAGGGCCATGGCACGGGGACACCCGTGGGTGACCCCATCGAGGTCCAGACGTATCAAGCCGTCTACGGCCGGGCTGCGTCCGAGGGGAAGGTGTTCCTCGGCTCCGTCAAATCGAATGTCGGTCACCTGAACTCGGGGGCTGGCGCCGTGGCGCTGACGAAGGTCGCGCTGGCGCTGCACCACCAGCAGGTGCCGCCGAACATCGGCTTCGAGACACCCAACCCGCGCATCCCCTGGTCGCAGGTGTCCTTCGAGGTGCCCACGGAGGTCCAGCCCTGGGTGATGGACGGGCCTGGGCTTCGTCGCGCGGGCGTGACGTCCTTCGGCCTGGGCGGGACGAGCTTCCACGCGGTGCTGGAGGAGTACTCGCGCAAGCCAGCGCAGGGCGCGGTGAAGGTGACGAGCGCCGAGCCGACCCGGCCTCCGTTCCTGGGGCTCTCCGGCACGAGCCGTGAGCACCTGTGTCAGCAGGTGGAGCACCTGCTCCAGGCGCTCGAGCGCGAGCCGGGGATGGACCCTCGGGGTGGGCCGAGGGCCGATGTGTCCTTGCCGTGCCGGCTGGCGATGACGCTTCCTCGGGGGCAGGGGGCTCGCAAGGCGCTGGAGCGCGCCCGGACGTTGCTGGCGGGCACCGGCTCGCCGAGCCTTCCGGAGCAGGGCCTCTACTTCTACGACGTGCGCGACGCGCGCCAGCTCCACACGGGGAAGGTGGCGGCGGTGTTTCCGGGGCAGGGGCCTCAGTACGCCAACATGCTGCGCGAGCTCGCGGTGGAGTACCCGCTGGTGGCCCGCACGCTCGCGGAGGCGGATGCCGCCTTCTCGGCGATGACGGGGCAGCCGCTCTCGACCACCTTCTGGGTGCCTCCTGGCACGGAGGACGCGTATCGCCAGGATGACGACACCGTGCACGCCGCCGTCTTCGTGGCGAACGTGGCGCTCTACCGGCTCATCCGCGCGCAGGGCATCCGGGTGGATGTGCTGTTGGGACAGAGCGCCGGGGAGTACGCGGCGCTGGCCGCGAGTGGGGTGCTCTCCTTCGAGCAGGCGCTGCGCGCGGTGTACCGCCGCACGCGCGCGGTGACCGGGCTGCGCGTGGCGTCCCCTGGGAGGATGCTCAGCGTCAGCGGGGACTTCGACCGACTGCGCCGGGTGTTGCCCGAGGCGGGCGGCTACGTGACGGTGGCCGCGGAGAATGCGCCGGGGCAGGGAATCGTCGCGGGCGAGGTCGAGGCCGTCGAGTTCGTCGCGCGCTGGTGCCGCGCGAACGGGTTCGAGGTCCGCGTGCTCCCCGTGTCGCATGCGTACCACTCCCGCATCATCGCCGGCGCCGTGCCGCTCTTGCGCGCGGAGCTGGAGCAGCTCACCTGGAATGCCCCGGAGCTCCCGGTCCTCTCCAGCGTCCACGGGCGCTACTACGCGCCCGAGATGGACTCGCGCTTCATGGCCCGGCACCTCGCGCTGCAGTACGTGCTGCCGGTGCACTTCGGTCAGCACGTGCGGCAGCTGCACGACGAGGGCACGCGGCTGTTCATCGAAGCCGGGCCCAAGTGGTCGCTGACGGCGTTCATCCAGTCCACGTTGAAGGGTCTGCCGTACCTGGCTCAGGCCAGCAATCACCCCAAGCTGGGCGAGGTCGAGCAGTTCCACCGACTCCTCGCCTTCAGCTACGCCCACCATCTGCTCCGCGAATAG
- a CDS encoding KR domain-containing protein, with protein sequence MNVSPQDAVQQQLVAALVERTGYVPELFAPHVGLVEDLGLTPSEVQDALCSVERKLRLPVGARVDGTTVATLAQGLSKHLDKGTTVERHVEVSLEQVLAFVDDCAARSDRPVLETVLVETRGALARLDAASARPALAIAAEPVKQASGVDGEAVMKLLVGALVERTGYPAEMLEAELDLEADLGIDTVKQVEAFAMARVYLNVEKDENFRLRDHNTLRKMVAYLTSRAPGAAAPALQVAQAAVAPASSAPSADAILQLLRDAMAAKTGYSLDILQPQLDLEVDLGIDTITQVEVFAHARMTYGVERDDKFRVRHYNTLQKMAEYLAGRAAAVPGGAPAAVTAQPTLAATTAPTTSLVTVAEAAKATPAATRTSAASVSQQVTSPSAAPNASGVDGEAVMKLLVGALVERTGYPAEMLEAELDLEADLGIDTVKQVEAFAMARVYLNVEKDENFRLRDHNTLRKMVAYLTSRAPAAAAPAPQASVATVAPSAGLTVQEVQSFLVSVLQGKTGYNIELIQPDLDLEVDLGVDTVTQIEAFAMAREKFGVARNEKFRVRNYNTVRKMSEYLVANAVVAPALSEAAPAAKQGALGLDEVRRFIARCEASGDTTSLRRLAEHLEGRLRSSSQSVSPPAQLAGKRYEVHPVELAPQVDAPSVAHLKGKTLGISTDAHGAYKALAQMLEAAGARVVILSSGPAPEQGVSLDWRHPESAGRALKELQEKQPLDGLILLHTTAPTAKLHEQEASAWASTVNTFSLGLYQSALAVYDRIGALPGGGWYLVATAGGGLFGHANAQGRVPLAGAAGGFVKCLRRELPGSRCKVVDLDGQDAAQWARQVWNELVSADLDVEVGYTGGRRYVFRDIETSFPKESAPVSLRPGSVVVVSGGGRGVVYPCAKLLAKSTGARVIITGRTAPPSGNEEWLKVPEAELPAYRMSFIKRYLAEHPGKTPVQARRVFDSDIANRRELHRNLEDCRSQGISLEYKVCDMTDVGAVRALLAQVRREHGRIDGIVHGATIEESKSLPMKSSDAFVRTLASKAHLWQVLAQETWNDDLQFFINFGSGSGRYGNKGQTDYSLANYLVAKAGLVYSTLRPGVRSVTVDWPVWVGAGIVENNADYLERLRAMGICVIHVDEGAYWFVGELLYGGSAGEVVIADDRTFETLKLPRHDKEALRVVGKEAGGTRYAI encoded by the coding sequence ATGAACGTCTCCCCTCAGGACGCAGTTCAACAACAGCTCGTGGCCGCGTTGGTGGAGAGGACCGGGTATGTGCCCGAGCTCTTCGCGCCTCATGTCGGTCTCGTGGAGGACCTCGGGTTGACGCCCTCGGAGGTCCAGGACGCCCTCTGCTCCGTCGAGCGCAAGCTGCGACTTCCCGTCGGAGCGCGCGTGGACGGCACGACGGTGGCGACGCTCGCACAGGGACTCTCGAAGCACCTGGACAAAGGAACGACCGTGGAGAGGCACGTGGAAGTCTCGCTGGAGCAGGTGCTGGCCTTCGTCGATGACTGTGCGGCTCGAAGCGACCGGCCCGTCCTGGAGACGGTCCTCGTGGAGACCCGGGGCGCGCTCGCCCGGCTCGATGCGGCGTCCGCGCGTCCCGCGCTCGCCATCGCCGCGGAGCCCGTGAAGCAGGCGAGCGGCGTGGACGGTGAAGCGGTGATGAAGTTGTTGGTGGGGGCGTTGGTGGAGCGGACGGGATACCCGGCGGAGATGCTCGAGGCGGAGCTGGACCTCGAGGCGGACCTGGGCATCGACACGGTGAAGCAGGTGGAAGCCTTCGCGATGGCGAGGGTGTACCTGAACGTGGAGAAGGACGAGAACTTCCGGCTGCGAGACCACAACACGCTGCGGAAGATGGTGGCGTACCTGACGAGCAGGGCGCCGGGGGCGGCGGCTCCAGCGCTGCAGGTCGCGCAGGCGGCCGTGGCTCCGGCTTCGAGCGCTCCGAGCGCCGACGCCATCTTGCAGCTCCTGCGCGACGCGATGGCCGCGAAGACGGGCTACAGCCTGGACATCCTCCAGCCTCAGTTGGACCTGGAGGTGGACCTGGGCATCGACACCATCACCCAGGTCGAGGTCTTCGCCCACGCGCGAATGACCTACGGCGTGGAGCGGGACGACAAGTTCCGCGTGCGTCACTACAACACGCTCCAGAAGATGGCGGAGTATCTGGCGGGCAGGGCCGCTGCTGTCCCGGGTGGCGCGCCGGCGGCTGTGACCGCGCAGCCCACGCTTGCCGCCACGACGGCTCCCACCACCTCTCTCGTGACGGTGGCTGAAGCAGCGAAGGCCACGCCTGCTGCCACACGGACGTCCGCTGCCTCCGTGTCCCAACAGGTGACGTCTCCCTCCGCGGCGCCGAATGCGAGCGGCGTGGACGGTGAAGCGGTGATGAAGTTGTTGGTGGGGGCGTTGGTGGAGCGGACGGGATACCCGGCGGAGATGCTCGAGGCGGAGCTGGACCTCGAGGCGGACCTGGGCATCGACACGGTGAAGCAGGTGGAAGCCTTCGCGATGGCGAGGGTGTACCTGAACGTGGAGAAGGACGAGAACTTCCGGCTGCGAGACCACAACACGCTGCGGAAGATGGTGGCGTACCTGACGAGCAGGGCTCCCGCCGCAGCCGCCCCCGCGCCCCAGGCCTCCGTGGCGACCGTTGCGCCGTCCGCGGGCCTCACGGTGCAAGAGGTGCAGTCCTTCCTGGTCTCCGTGCTCCAGGGGAAGACGGGCTACAACATCGAGCTCATCCAGCCCGACCTCGACCTGGAGGTCGACCTGGGCGTGGACACCGTCACCCAGATTGAAGCGTTCGCCATGGCCCGCGAGAAGTTCGGCGTGGCGCGCAACGAGAAGTTCCGGGTCCGCAACTACAACACCGTGCGGAAGATGTCGGAGTACCTGGTCGCCAACGCCGTGGTGGCGCCCGCGTTATCGGAAGCGGCTCCCGCCGCGAAGCAGGGTGCGCTCGGGCTGGACGAGGTCCGTCGCTTCATCGCCCGGTGCGAGGCGAGCGGAGACACCACGTCGCTGCGCCGACTGGCCGAACACCTCGAGGGCCGTCTGAGGTCCTCGTCGCAGTCGGTGTCGCCGCCGGCCCAGCTCGCGGGCAAGCGCTACGAGGTCCACCCCGTGGAGCTGGCCCCGCAGGTCGATGCTCCGAGCGTCGCGCACCTGAAGGGCAAGACCCTGGGCATCTCCACGGACGCGCACGGCGCCTACAAGGCCCTGGCGCAGATGCTGGAGGCCGCGGGCGCGCGGGTCGTCATCCTGTCCTCCGGCCCCGCCCCCGAGCAGGGTGTGTCCCTGGACTGGCGTCACCCCGAGAGCGCCGGCCGCGCGCTGAAGGAGCTCCAGGAGAAGCAGCCGCTGGATGGCCTCATCCTCCTGCACACCACGGCGCCCACCGCGAAGCTGCACGAGCAGGAGGCCTCGGCCTGGGCGTCCACCGTCAACACCTTCTCCCTGGGGCTGTACCAGAGCGCGCTCGCCGTCTACGACCGCATCGGCGCGCTGCCCGGTGGCGGCTGGTATCTGGTGGCCACGGCGGGCGGAGGCCTCTTCGGTCACGCCAACGCGCAGGGCCGCGTCCCGCTGGCCGGCGCCGCGGGTGGCTTCGTCAAGTGCCTGCGGCGGGAGCTGCCCGGCTCGCGCTGCAAGGTCGTGGACCTGGATGGGCAGGACGCGGCGCAGTGGGCGCGGCAGGTCTGGAACGAGCTGGTCAGCGCGGACCTCGATGTCGAGGTCGGCTACACCGGCGGCCGCCGCTACGTCTTCCGTGACATCGAGACGTCCTTTCCGAAGGAGTCTGCGCCGGTGTCGCTGCGCCCCGGCTCCGTGGTGGTCGTCTCGGGTGGAGGCCGCGGCGTCGTCTACCCGTGCGCGAAGCTGCTCGCGAAGTCCACCGGCGCGCGCGTCATCATCACGGGGCGCACCGCGCCGCCGAGCGGCAACGAGGAGTGGCTGAAGGTGCCCGAGGCGGAGCTGCCCGCCTATCGGATGTCCTTCATCAAGCGCTACCTCGCGGAGCACCCGGGGAAGACGCCGGTGCAAGCGCGGCGCGTCTTCGACTCCGACATCGCCAACCGGCGTGAGCTGCACCGCAACCTCGAGGACTGCCGCAGCCAGGGCATCTCGCTCGAGTACAAGGTCTGCGACATGACCGACGTGGGCGCGGTGCGGGCCCTGCTGGCGCAGGTTCGCCGCGAGCACGGCCGCATCGACGGCATCGTCCACGGCGCCACCATCGAGGAGTCCAAGAGCCTGCCGATGAAGTCCTCGGACGCGTTCGTCCGGACGCTCGCGTCGAAGGCGCACCTCTGGCAGGTGCTCGCGCAGGAGACCTGGAACGACGACCTCCAGTTCTTCATCAACTTCGGCTCGGGCAGCGGCCGCTACGGCAACAAGGGGCAGACGGACTACTCGCTGGCCAACTACCTCGTCGCCAAGGCGGGGCTCGTCTACTCCACGCTGCGGCCCGGCGTGCGGAGCGTGACGGTGGACTGGCCCGTGTGGGTGGGCGCCGGCATCGTGGAGAACAACGCGGACTACCTGGAGCGCCTGCGCGCCATGGGCATCTGCGTCATCCATGTCGACGAGGGCGCGTACTGGTTCGTCGGGGAGCTCCTGTACGGGGGCTCGGCGGGCGAGGTCGTCATCGCGGATGACCGCACCTTCGAGACGCTGAAGCTGCCCCGCCACGACAAGGAGGCGCTCCGCGTCGTCGGCAAGGAGGCTGGCGGAACCCGCTATGCCATCTGA
- a CDS encoding C45 family autoproteolytic acyltransferase/hydolase — translation MPSDSSASLPLVVLSGRPYEVGRQYGSLMREELAHAVSIEDVSIRPMLEKLGVTEQAMRERMAALAALLPEDIHEEVRGVSDASGFPRETILYHTLVLDILSGAPIGCSQFAAFGRATTDGKVLHGHNLDVPYPSLAKFLRPTCVVYRLEGRIPYVSVTFWPAALGVCSGMNAAGLSLGVNVPVAPLDPRVFYPLTFQNREVLSRARTLDEACAVLEATPRGGSWNLMLTHRSGQAMVWEQVGAHSGQYTAHPEQDFIVSTNHLRVAHKAARGHEAVALEMLQDMQEDSLHRYRRLEHLVRERQGDLTLDTAVDFLRDSEGVTPSMKSICRADNALSMAYEPETLTLDFAAGAIPAALAPRRRLQLGPLFQGAMRETPEQGAFPMRGAAREPGCWTRTFALHEDVYLEEHRVNGIPVLPGAAAIEWLAEVASVAGEGDVREVRDVSLEKFIRVRPERPTEACVRAVRRDDIWEVSAYADLLNPRGAVLRSDVLHYRAEVRLGARHQRVIPPGFAEARGAEGELPFSRSYVKDAYFHVGAPFRIVDWIRYPSPRDAIASLRVPEPTGYFASVQWARFWLDPFVLDGCFQLAGTLGILYNLRAPVPKGVHRLVLGRTPRAGERLGVRARLNREVGELLFYDFTVWDEEGRICLEAHDYCSISVDAYTPEQKVYLRTSLDPAGGLHSSEPKVRAHVG, via the coding sequence ATGCCATCTGATTCGTCCGCATCCCTCCCGCTGGTGGTCTTGTCGGGCCGGCCCTATGAGGTCGGCCGGCAGTACGGCTCCCTCATGCGGGAGGAGCTCGCGCACGCCGTCTCCATCGAGGACGTGTCCATCCGTCCGATGCTGGAGAAGCTCGGCGTGACGGAGCAGGCCATGCGTGAGCGCATGGCGGCGCTCGCGGCGCTGTTGCCCGAGGACATCCACGAAGAGGTCCGAGGCGTCTCGGATGCGAGCGGCTTTCCGAGAGAGACCATCCTCTACCACACGCTCGTGCTCGACATCCTCTCGGGCGCGCCCATCGGCTGCTCGCAGTTCGCGGCCTTCGGACGCGCGACGACGGACGGGAAGGTGCTCCATGGCCACAACCTGGATGTGCCGTACCCCTCGCTGGCGAAGTTCCTGCGCCCCACGTGTGTCGTGTATCGACTCGAGGGGCGCATCCCGTACGTGTCCGTCACGTTCTGGCCCGCTGCGCTGGGCGTGTGCTCGGGGATGAACGCGGCGGGCTTGAGCCTGGGCGTCAACGTCCCCGTCGCGCCGCTGGACCCGCGCGTGTTCTATCCGCTCACCTTCCAGAACCGGGAGGTGCTGTCGCGCGCTCGCACGCTCGACGAGGCCTGTGCCGTGCTGGAGGCGACTCCGCGCGGTGGGAGCTGGAACCTGATGCTCACCCATCGCTCGGGGCAGGCGATGGTCTGGGAGCAGGTGGGAGCGCACTCCGGTCAGTACACGGCGCATCCGGAGCAGGACTTCATCGTCTCCACCAACCACCTGCGCGTCGCGCATAAGGCGGCCCGGGGCCACGAGGCCGTGGCGCTGGAGATGCTCCAGGACATGCAGGAGGACTCGCTCCACCGCTATCGGCGCCTGGAGCACCTGGTCCGTGAGCGACAGGGAGACCTCACGCTCGACACCGCCGTCGACTTCCTCCGCGACAGCGAGGGTGTCACGCCGTCGATGAAGTCCATCTGCCGGGCGGACAACGCGCTGAGCATGGCGTACGAGCCGGAGACGCTGACGCTGGACTTCGCGGCGGGCGCCATCCCGGCCGCGCTGGCCCCCCGGCGACGCTTGCAGTTGGGGCCCTTGTTCCAGGGCGCGATGCGTGAGACGCCGGAGCAGGGCGCGTTTCCGATGCGAGGCGCCGCGCGTGAGCCGGGCTGCTGGACCCGGACCTTCGCGCTCCATGAGGACGTGTACCTGGAGGAGCACCGGGTCAACGGCATCCCCGTGTTGCCCGGCGCCGCGGCCATCGAGTGGCTCGCGGAGGTGGCCTCCGTCGCGGGCGAGGGTGACGTTCGCGAGGTGCGTGACGTGTCGCTGGAGAAGTTCATCCGCGTCCGGCCCGAGCGTCCCACCGAGGCCTGTGTCCGGGCCGTACGTCGCGACGACATATGGGAGGTCTCCGCGTACGCGGACCTGCTCAACCCCCGGGGCGCGGTGTTGCGCTCGGACGTGCTGCACTACCGCGCCGAGGTGCGACTGGGGGCTCGCCATCAGCGGGTGATTCCTCCTGGCTTCGCGGAGGCACGCGGCGCGGAGGGAGAGCTGCCCTTCAGTCGCTCCTACGTGAAGGACGCCTACTTTCACGTCGGTGCGCCGTTCCGGATCGTGGATTGGATCCGCTATCCGAGTCCGCGCGACGCCATCGCGAGCCTGCGGGTCCCCGAGCCGACGGGCTACTTCGCCTCCGTGCAGTGGGCCCGCTTCTGGCTGGACCCCTTCGTGCTGGACGGGTGCTTCCAGCTCGCGGGGACGCTGGGCATCCTCTACAACCTCCGGGCCCCGGTGCCCAAGGGCGTGCATCGGCTGGTGCTGGGGCGCACGCCCCGCGCGGGTGAGCGGCTCGGCGTTCGCGCGCGGCTGAACCGCGAGGTGGGCGAGTTGCTGTTCTACGACTTCACCGTCTGGGACGAAGAGGGACGCATCTGCCTGGAGGCCCACGACTACTGCTCCATCAGCGTGGACGCGTACACCCCCGAGCAGAAGGTGTACCTGCGCACGTCCTTGGACCCTGCCGGCGGTCTGCACTCCTCCGAGCCGAAGGTGCGCGCGCATGTCGGCTGA